The Vibrio tarriae genome includes the window AATCTAAATCAGCTGTAATAACTACATCACCGGATGTATTGAGTAAGGATTGTAACACTTCTAACTTATAGACTATGTCACCATAGACGATGACTAAGTCTTCATCATCTTTCATGAAACTCTCAGCACAAAATAGAGTTTCCACCATATTAGTTTCTGCAAAATTTTCATTGCGATATTGTTTGATACTGGGAGCAATAATTTTATCTTGCAGATAACCACCAACTAAAGCTATATCCTTATTGTCTATGCCTAACATACACATGATATCTAACTGATGGTGTAATAATGGTTTTCCACTTAACTCGACCATACACTTAGGCCTGTCGTTTGTATAAGGACGAAGCCGAGTACCCTGACCTGCGGCTAGAATGATAATTTTCATTTTGCCTCCAATAAAAAATGGGATTTTATAATTTGTACGTCCCAACTATCGGGTGTACTTTTTCGCTCAGGATGCCACATAATACCAAGCCATGGATATATTTTATGTTTAATCGCTTCAATAACACCATCTTCTGTTTCCATTAGTGGTATCAAATCTTTGCCTAGCCCTTCTATTTTTATTGCAAAGTTATGAAAGCTATTTATCTTAGTAATACCCAGTTGTACAGGCAACAGCCCAATTAATAAAGTATGATCAATAGCAACATGCCCTGAAACTTTAACTAATAAGCCATCTTGATAGTTATTAATATATTGCATACCTCTACATACACCTAAAACAGGAAGACTATTTTGTTTGGAGTACTCGAGTATGGCCAGTTCTAATTCATCGCGCTTGGGCATTTCTCCAATATCATTGCCCCCAGAAAGAATGAAACCATCTAACCCCAATGCCTGAAAATAATGAGTGTGATTTTCTATCTCACTACAAAGGGGAATCGGTAACAATCCTATTTTATACAATAAAGATGCCCAATTAACATCTAGCGCATCTCTCACTTCCTTACCACCCAAAATAATATCTCGTCGTTGTGTTATTCCTATTCGCTTCATAATTAATAAATCACTCTGATTAATGAGTTGGAAGGGTCTAATTCTAGCTTATGTGCTTGAGATAATCTCCTATACAAATTCTCACCAATCCCTATCGCAGCAGGTAGGCCAAATTCAGCAGAACGAATTGCCATATGAGAATTTGCTCCACCATACATTGTAATAAGACCTGCTATTCCTTGACCAAATAACCAATCATACCCAGGATCTGCTTGAGGAATCATCACTATTTTATCTTTGACATTTAATTCTTTAGTATGATTTTTCAAATTTAAAACTAGAGCACAAACTTTTTTTGAACTTATATAATTAGGATGGCTTTCATTTAGAGTAAAAAATAAAAAATCTTGTTCAGAAGTAATTAAAGGCGGCAGTTCACAAGCTTGGCTAAGCATTCTTTCAGATTTATTTAATTTTGCTTGACTACGTAGTATGTCCGACTGTTCATACGACATTATTTTCTGATCAAGGAAACTCAGTAAATATGTAATTGGTAACTCTGCTAACTCTTGTCGCGATAATTTATTTTTTTCTCCCCAAATCACAATCCCATCCAGCGCTTTAGACAGACTTCGGCTGAAGATAAACTTTGCTTTCTCTCGACCTTCAATCGCTGAACGCATAAAACTTTCTAATTGTTTGTCTGAACCATTAATGCCTAGCTTACGCAATTCATTAAAAAATGGAATCTTTTCTTTATCCCAAAAATGTGTGCTAGCTTTTTTCTGGGATGATAAAGACGTATGCTCAACTATAGGAGCTAGAAAACTAGTAGGATCTTCATGATAAGCTTGTGAGGTAATATCATATGTTCCAGGTCTTAAGTGACCATATTTTTTTACAAACTCACTCCACAAGAGTTGTTTATGAAGAACCTTATTAGCATCTTCAGATAGTGTATGTGAAACCGTATTGAGCGATAATAGAAACTCTTCCTGAGCTCTTAGTGTGATTAAGCCAATTGACACTGCATCTTTTAGAAAATTTACGGCAATAAAGCCAGCTCGCGCTAAGTGAGAAAATGGTAAAGTGCCCAAACGCTTACAATCATCTAGTAAGGCTTTAATCTGGTCAAGTGAGGTGGTTTCAGTCAAGAATAGGTAATTAAGCTTACTAGAGAGTAGTTCTATTTTATTAAGATCAGATTCAACTCTCAAAATTCCATTATTCGTTATATTAATCAAACCTTGTTTGAGCAACTTGACATCTTTTAATGAAAATTCACCTTGTTCGATTAAGCGTTTCTCCCAACGTCCAAAATTCAAGCTAAGACATGTTGGTATAACATCAAACTCAATTTTATCATGCAAATGCGGGTGAGTCACAAGCCAATCTATATAGAAGTCAACTAATCGAGTAGCGAGTTCATTAGGTAATATTTGAGGAATAAAGGAATTAAAACTGGCTCGAACATCAATATATGGTTTACCAGCAAAACGTTTGAGCAAGCCATAGGGACGCACATCTCGGTAGCCATATTCAAAACGTTGTTCAGCCCATATATCATCTAGAATTAGATACTTATATAGTGAATATGCAAGCTCTCCAGGATTGGTACCAATTATCTCTGCCGGGTTCCAATCTGGCATGTTTCCAAAAATAATTTTACTACCTAATAGGGAAGAATCAGAAACTTGTAAATGGCAATAATAATCACGGGCTTGTTTAATTTTTTCAGTCACACGAATATCTAAATGTTCAGAAAACTCTTGACTTAAAGTAATAGGCCTAACCTGAAAAATATGCACATCATTTTGATTATCAATTGCAAATTCAATATCAAGCGCATCGTAACCTAATAATGCTTCTATTTCTTGGATTGCAATAAGTAACTTTTTAATTTTTGCACATGAAACTAAATCAATATTTGTTTTTTTATAAAAATAAAAGACAGTATTTTTAGTTACTTTTCCTGATGTAATACCTTCTGTAGAACCAGACTCTTCATAATTAATAACTAAATATGGAGAGCCATGTTCTAAGGTACGTGTAAAAACAACACCACTCATGATTACATCAGTCAACATTGGCTGTATTAGAACCTGATCTTCATCTTGCAAATTATGATACGAAGCAATAACAGCCTCTATTGCACTATCTAAGCTCTTTGCATCATTTTTAACATTTAATAAACTCGTATATGCTCCTGCATTTGATTGACTAAATGAATCTTCACTACACGCACTAGAGCGGACGACTAAATTCTCACACTTGAACATTAACTGTATTTTATTGATAAAAATATTTTTCTTACATTTCCAGTCAGCAACACTAAACGATACTTGATCTTGTATAACGGCAGTCTTTAACATCATTCTCAATCGGGCGAGGGTTTCTGCTTTAGTACCCATTACAAAATGAGCTAAATCACGCGGTTCATTCAATTCTGCCCATTGCCCCTTTACATCAACCCCTATTAGATCGATACCTTTCGTTCGAATTAACTCAAGAAGATCCGGTAAAGTAAAATTTTTATAAATTTTATTGTTTTCAGATTGAATTGATTTTAAGAGATTCAGGGCTTTACCTCGCATACATACTAGCCCAACAAATTCACCTGTAGCCCAATCGAGCTCTATATTACTACCTAAACTCTGTACTCTATTTTCTGAAACAATAACTTTTTCTGATTCATTAATATCTTTCTGCTCTCGAGCCAAGTAGCGAGTTCGCCAATCACTATCATAGGCAATAGCGGTTTCAATACCCATTCTAGAGAGAATATCCACTATGTGAGAATGATATAAAACGTCACCATAACTTATCCATAACTCATCTACTTGTGCTAAATCAACCATTAGTAATGAACCTGCACTTTTAGTCTTTTCCCAATCCTTATTTTCCAAAAAATTCACTGGGAGATGAAAATCATGCTTTATTTCATTTGCTTTAAATCCAAGAACAACGTCAACATCTGCTGATAGTGATCTGAGGCTATTGAGTTGCCAGTCTAAAACTGTGGTACCATTTACAACTTTTGACAGAGTAGGATCAATTCCTAAGTGAGGTAAACCTGCTGCTAAGATTACTATTTTTTTCATAAAGAGACCGTGAGAGATTTTTTTATTTCTTCAACAATTAAATCTGAAGGTTTTTTATCAGCGTAGTATTGCTGTATATATTTTCTTAGCTCTTTATTTTTCTTTATCAACACATTACCTTCTATCACATCATGCACAAACTTGCTAATTACTTCTTTTTTATCACTTATAATATAATATGAAATGAAAATCTTACCAAAATCATTTACCAGTGAGTTAATCTTTTCAGGATTCATCAAATAAAGTGCTGGCTTATTAGTAAAAACATACTCAGCAAGGAATGAACTACTATCATGAATTATAGCGTCTGAATAGTAAAAGAGACTTTCATATTCACCTTCATCTAATTGTGTAAAGTCATTCATTTTCCAAAAATTATAATAATCATTGGTTTTATCAACCCCCCAATCCTCATGTTCGTACAATTTTGACTTTAATATAGGATGTGGTTTAAAACTCCATTGAGCACTGTCGGAATATTTAATAGCTAACTTTTTTATAAAATCTGCCAACACTAAAAAAGAAGATAAGGAATTATTATTTTTCTCGATAGTATGGTGGGGAGCGAATATTATTTTCTTTTTTAAGACTTTTTGCGGTTTCCACACATTAAAATACTTAAAATTATCATTAATAAAAATTTCTGAAGCAGGGTAACCCAGAGCGAAACCATTCTTTATATGATATCCTGCTACTTTATTCTGACATTTTAAATGGTAACTATCCGGCCAAAAAACTTTGAACATCTCTAATATAAATTTTGAATTATATATTTCATTTTTATCACCAGCGTGATCTGTTGCCATATAATAGTATGGAATATAAAAGCTTAAATATTTCTCATATATTTCTGTATAATACTCAGGTTTAGTTATATTATGATGGTTAGTAAATAAAATAAGATCCGGTTTAAGATCTTTTATTTTTATCCAGGAGTCATTTAACTCGTCATAAGAATTTATTACTGGGTATTTTTTATTTTCAAAATATTCATATGCTAGGTTTAATTCCTCCAACATTTTATCTCTACCATACTGTATATATGGACAAACTAAAATTATTGGCTCAAAAAACGGGTCTAGTAACATCTTCCTAAAAACTGAATCTACTTTCCATACACTCCTGTGCGTAACTAAGAAAACAATTTTAACCTTACTTTTTTTCTCTATTTTCTTTAAAAATTCTTTATGTTTACTCCGTATAGAGTAGATATATATCATTCTTTTTAATTGATAAAAAAAAGCCATTTCCTCTAATTTGGAAAAAATACTATTTTTAAATCTTAAATAAATAAACGTAGGATTTGACAGAATTTGGTTAAATTTTATTATTTTGATTTTAATTCCTTTTGGAATATATCTCTTTATTAATTTAATCATATTGACATCCGGATATTATAATTTAAAATTCATATTTTTAAATCATTTAAAAATCAGTTAATTAATATAGATTAGATTAACATTTTTGTTTTTTAGTTATGAAAGTTCTATTAATTAGAAAAAATAATTTCAAAAACCTAAAAAACCATTTTTTTGATGAAAAGAAATATGGGAAAATAAAGATTATTTTTTTTAAAAAGATAGTAATCTCTTTTTTATAAATAGACTCTAATATTTCATCGTATAGTGCTGTCCTTGAGAATCGATTTGCAGCCTGGATGTAACCATACTTTTCAATAATAATTCTAGCTGCTAATCTACGTTCTTCAGAGAAAGTTTTGGTGTCCATTATGCTTGAACCATGCTTTCTATAAAAAACTAATGTTTCATCAATATAAATAACACCATTTCCAAGAATACCTAGTTCAACTGACAGTAAATAATCGTTAATATATTTTAAGGCATTATTATAACGTACAATTTCTAGAGCTTTTCTTCGGATACAAAGAGTAGGAGTAGGAATTATCGCATCAGATATAATCTCATCAATCGACAAAGTAGGTTTAAATATAAAATTAAAATGATTGATTATTTTTTTCCCTGTGCAACTATCAAACCATATCATATTAGAGTAACAAAGTTGAACTTCAGGTTGAGCCTGCAATGCTCTTACCTGCCGTTCTATCTTATCCTCCCTCATCATGTCATCACCTGCAAATGGAATAATATATTCAACTTCACTATCTTTAAGAGCTTTTTCAATCAAAGAATTATAATTATCAGATATGCCTTTATTTTCCTTGTTAAAAATGATGTGAAGCCTTAGACCTTTTTTTTGAATATAATTCCGAATTACATCTCTTGTTTTATCTGATGAGTCATCATCTGCAATATAAATATCAACTTTAGAATATGTTTGACTCAGAACTGACTCTAGACACGGTATAATAAAATTTTCGTGGTTGTAACAGCCAATTAATACTGCTACTTTGGGTTGTTCAGTCATATCTTTTAGTACCTAGATAACTCCACCATCTTACGGAATCCATCGTTACGGGTAAGTAGATCATTAAAACTTCCATTATCCGTGACAGTTCCATGATCAAAAATGATCAATCGGTCAGCATTTTTTAGCGTAGAAAGACGATGAGCGATCACTATAATCGTTCTATCTCCTTTGAGAGATGTAATCACATTAGATATATCATGTTCGGTCGTGGCATCCAGAGCTGAGGTAGCTTCATCTAAGACAATAATTTCTCGGTTAAAATACAACGCTCTGGCAATTACTACCCTCTGCCGTTGCCCGCCGGATAAATTCTTACCATTTTCCCCAAGATTAAAATCTATACCACGTTCATTACAAAGGTCAGATAATCCAGCTTTACTCAAAGCATCGATAACGATCAGATCATCAATTTCGGTCGAATTTACGCCAAATGCGACATTCTCGCGAAGCGACCCATGAAGAATAAAAGGAGCCTGACTTACATAACTGATGCTGTTGCGAATACCTTTATACTCATTTAAAGAAATTGCTTTACCATCAATCATAATTTCACCAGAATCTATAGGAAGCAGCCCAGATAACACATCAGCGAAGGTAGTTTTACCTGCACCAGAAGTACCTACGATTCCTATAAACTCCCCTCTATTAACTTTAATATTTATATTTTTAATTCCTTTGCCTTCTTTGCCAAGATAAGAGAAATTAACATTTCTAAAATCAATACTATCGCTGAATGTCAATTTTTTCGATATGTTATCGTTATTTTTTTCCAAGGACTGAAACTCTTCAATAATTGTTTCAACTGCATTACTGGATGATTTAATTTGAGAGTAACAATACAAGAGCCTGTTCATCATTGGAGCAAGACGAATAGCAATAGCTGCCAGCAAAGTAATGCTCGCAATTCCTTCTGAAGGATCTGATGATGTAATTAAGATATAGCAAATAAAAATAACAATCCCGAACATTAGAATTGCTTCACTCAAATATACAGGTATATATTGAACTAGCATGTTTTTTTTATCTATTTCGCTTACTTTTCTATTAGAACTATCATATTTATCTAAAAATACTTTTTCTTTACCAATCAATTTGGTATCTTTAATTCCAGCTAGTGACATTGTCAAAATTGAAATATTTTCTTGATTAGCCTTAACATATTTAGCATTAATTTCATGCGTAACACGTCTTATTACTTTCATTTGAATCCATAACAATCCACCAACCACTATAGCTGTAATCATAGATATACCTGAATATTTCATCATTAATATCATAATCAAAGAAAAACAGACCATAGCGTTAGATATAAACATTATGCACTGGATAAGATAAGAATTTACAACCCTACTGACGACTGCAGTCAGATTATTGATAATGTTAGATGAATTTTTAGTCAAATGATAAGTCATCGGCGCGTGGATATACCCGGACATAAGATTTTTACAAATATCATTGCGCCAATCTCTAACCATATCAAACTGGAACTTCTGCTGAAATAGCATGTAAATGTTCTTGATAATAAAAGACATGCCAACACAAACGGCGATAAATATTACAAAAGTTCGAGTATCAGAGAATCCCAAAGTATCATATACTTGTTTTATTGCCCCATTATCAGTAACAATATCGGGGTTCATCGAAATAGTAACCAAGGGATATAACAGTGCTACTCCCATAACCTCAAATGACGCGGATACCACTGCGGAGAGCAGCACCAATACCATTCGAAACTTGAAATCAGAGCCGTATTTTTCTACAAATTCAAAAAAAAGTTTAAACATGCCCTACTTTTTTTCCATAACTGACTTAACCAAATTATAATCAATACTGAAACCAAGCTTCGTCGCCAAAAAATATAATGGCCTACGTGCAGCTTTAGGAAGCATACTTGCCGTAAAGCCAATCGTGTTAGCATACAGCGTATAATAGGCTTTCAAGTAACTTTTTCGACTGAGCATCATAGCAGAACCATGTGACTCAAGATTAATTAAACAGATTCCCAAAGCGTCCTCAATTTCCTGAAAACGATGTTCCCAACGGCCTTTGGCTTGAATACAGGCTTGTGAACCAGCGATAATTTCCGCTCGATGAGCATCATCTTTCAGCAATTTTCTTGCTATATCATATGCTTCTGCTGATGAACGGAACATTGGGATATCAACATACCCCTTTGTGAACCTTTCAATACCAGAGTTATAACTCGATATTAAACATCCATTTGACGCCATAATATCCATGATTCGCCAAGGGAATCCATCAACCGCCTGCGCATGAGAAACACTTAAGCAAAGGTGACTACGATTGTAAATGTCTTGATTATGGCGAAGGCTGTAAACAGCCTGTGGATGAAATGCCATCG containing:
- a CDS encoding phosphocholine cytidylyltransferase family protein, whose translation is MKIIILAAGQGTRLRPYTNDRPKCMVELSGKPLLHHQLDIMCMLGIDNKDIALVGGYLQDKIIAPSIKQYRNENFAETNMVETLFCAESFMKDDEDLVIVYGDIVYKLEVLQSLLNTSGDVVITADLDWEKLWSLRMENPLDDAETFKTNSMGFVCQLGKKAKSKDEIQAQYIGLVKVSAGKIKDFINFYHSLERAKVYDGKNFENMYMTSFIQALIDNGWNVKPDFINNGWVEVDTVDELKLYERMGLFKN
- a CDS encoding gamma-glutamyl-gamma-aminobutyrate hydrolase family protein (Members of this family of hydrolases with an active site Cys residue belong to MEROPS family C26.) encodes the protein MKRIGITQRRDIILGGKEVRDALDVNWASLLYKIGLLPIPLCSEIENHTHYFQALGLDGFILSGGNDIGEMPKRDELELAILEYSKQNSLPVLGVCRGMQYINNYQDGLLVKVSGHVAIDHTLLIGLLPVQLGITKINSFHNFAIKIEGLGKDLIPLMETEDGVIEAIKHKIYPWLGIMWHPERKSTPDSWDVQIIKSHFLLEAK
- a CDS encoding PEP/pyruvate-binding domain-containing protein, with the translated sequence MKKIVILAAGLPHLGIDPTLSKVVNGTTVLDWQLNSLRSLSADVDVVLGFKANEIKHDFHLPVNFLENKDWEKTKSAGSLLMVDLAQVDELWISYGDVLYHSHIVDILSRMGIETAIAYDSDWRTRYLAREQKDINESEKVIVSENRVQSLGSNIELDWATGEFVGLVCMRGKALNLLKSIQSENNKIYKNFTLPDLLELIRTKGIDLIGVDVKGQWAELNEPRDLAHFVMGTKAETLARLRMMLKTAVIQDQVSFSVADWKCKKNIFINKIQLMFKCENLVVRSSACSEDSFSQSNAGAYTSLLNVKNDAKSLDSAIEAVIASYHNLQDEDQVLIQPMLTDVIMSGVVFTRTLEHGSPYLVINYEESGSTEGITSGKVTKNTVFYFYKKTNIDLVSCAKIKKLLIAIQEIEALLGYDALDIEFAIDNQNDVHIFQVRPITLSQEFSEHLDIRVTEKIKQARDYYCHLQVSDSSLLGSKIIFGNMPDWNPAEIIGTNPGELAYSLYKYLILDDIWAEQRFEYGYRDVRPYGLLKRFAGKPYIDVRASFNSFIPQILPNELATRLVDFYIDWLVTHPHLHDKIEFDVIPTCLSLNFGRWEKRLIEQGEFSLKDVKLLKQGLINITNNGILRVESDLNKIELLSSKLNYLFLTETTSLDQIKALLDDCKRLGTLPFSHLARAGFIAVNFLKDAVSIGLITLRAQEEFLLSLNTVSHTLSEDANKVLHKQLLWSEFVKKYGHLRPGTYDITSQAYHEDPTSFLAPIVEHTSLSSQKKASTHFWDKEKIPFFNELRKLGINGSDKQLESFMRSAIEGREKAKFIFSRSLSKALDGIVIWGEKNKLSRQELAELPITYLLSFLDQKIMSYEQSDILRSQAKLNKSERMLSQACELPPLITSEQDFLFFTLNESHPNYISSKKVCALVLNLKNHTKELNVKDKIVMIPQADPGYDWLFGQGIAGLITMYGGANSHMAIRSAEFGLPAAIGIGENLYRRLSQAHKLELDPSNSLIRVIY
- a CDS encoding glycosyltransferase, coding for MTEQPKVAVLIGCYNHENFIIPCLESVLSQTYSKVDIYIADDDSSDKTRDVIRNYIQKKGLRLHIIFNKENKGISDNYNSLIEKALKDSEVEYIIPFAGDDMMREDKIERQVRALQAQPEVQLCYSNMIWFDSCTGKKIINHFNFIFKPTLSIDEIISDAIIPTPTLCIRRKALEIVRYNNALKYINDYLLSVELGILGNGVIYIDETLVFYRKHGSSIMDTKTFSEERRLAARIIIEKYGYIQAANRFSRTALYDEILESIYKKEITIFLKKIIFIFPYFFSSKKWFFRFLKLFFLINRTFITKKQKC
- a CDS encoding ABC transporter ATP-binding protein; amino-acid sequence: MFKLFFEFVEKYGSDFKFRMVLVLLSAVVSASFEVMGVALLYPLVTISMNPDIVTDNGAIKQVYDTLGFSDTRTFVIFIAVCVGMSFIIKNIYMLFQQKFQFDMVRDWRNDICKNLMSGYIHAPMTYHLTKNSSNIINNLTAVVSRVVNSYLIQCIMFISNAMVCFSLIMILMMKYSGISMITAIVVGGLLWIQMKVIRRVTHEINAKYVKANQENISILTMSLAGIKDTKLIGKEKVFLDKYDSSNRKVSEIDKKNMLVQYIPVYLSEAILMFGIVIFICYILITSSDPSEGIASITLLAAIAIRLAPMMNRLLYCYSQIKSSSNAVETIIEEFQSLEKNNDNISKKLTFSDSIDFRNVNFSYLGKEGKGIKNINIKVNRGEFIGIVGTSGAGKTTFADVLSGLLPIDSGEIMIDGKAISLNEYKGIRNSISYVSQAPFILHGSLRENVAFGVNSTEIDDLIVIDALSKAGLSDLCNERGIDFNLGENGKNLSGGQRQRVVIARALYFNREIIVLDEATSALDATTEHDISNVITSLKGDRTIIVIAHRLSTLKNADRLIIFDHGTVTDNGSFNDLLTRNDGFRKMVELSRY